tcaaatttatgttttataaataaattcatTCCTAGAAACCCACGGAGATGGTTTGGGCCCACGTGCGCTGGGGCCTAGCCTGGCCTAGCTAGCTGGGAGTGAGAGTGATCCGGGAGGCGGGAGTGACGGgggagcggcgcgcgcgcgtgaaCGCCGGTCGATTGTCACCGCCGTTGCCGCAAGCGCGCACCACGCAGCTGCTAGCTTCGTCCTTGCACGCTGACGCACGCGCGATCGAGCTGCCGCCACCGCAGCAGCAAACCCCCACACCTGAGATCGAGCTCGCGCGCGCGCTCAACCAAGCTTGTTGCCAGCTGCCACCGCCGCGGATCGATCACTCCTGCTCGACCCTGATCGACCTCCATATCTTCATCGTCTTCGAGCTCGAGCAGCCTCGTCGACTGCAGCTAGCCAAAAAGGTAACTAATGAGACCGCCTTaaccctcctcttcctcctcggtttctctcgccgtcgccggccggacATGAAACGTTAATTAGCTCGGCCGCCGGAGAGAAATCGCCAAGTTCACCGGCCGCCGTACGTAGCGTAGCTTCTCCTCATTCAAAACTGAAGTTAATTATACCTTCGAGTTCACCATGCCACGTTCTACAAAACCCACACAACTTCCTCGATCGCCATGATCGATTGCCGCTGGAACCTCGCCGTGCGAGTGCGAcgcgaccccccccccccccccccccccccccaccgccgccgcatccctgGTTTGGCAGCGCTGCCTCGCGCATCCCTTGCCCGAGCCCGCCGCCACGCAAGATTACTACCGGAGTCGCCGCACGCCACTGTGCTGCCGGAACTGGCCTCTCTCTCCATTCCATGGCCTgctccgccaccggcgccgatGAACCGCCGCCATGCCCTGTTCGACCAGAAGAAAAAAACAGCAGTTATGTGATAAAATAAGTAAGGAGCTGTGGTTACGTGTTACACTGGCCGCAAAATATATGAGTTTTCTAAAATTCactaatttattattatttcaaaATTTACTCATTTATTATTATCATCAGTTCTACTTCGTTTCTGCTCAACAGTTgtgcaaaataaaatttaatatatactttaaaaatcattgttGCAGGATATGAGTCGCTTTTACCATTCGGACTTCTTCAGCGGCCTGCATGGATTGTGTTCGTTTGCATTATGGGTATCGTAGTGGGTTCTGTACTGATCTTTGCAGCCTTCTTCTTTCTTCGGTGCCTTTCACGCTATATCCGTGTACTGTGTCTGCGGTTTGCTGTTGTTTCTTATCCACCGGAGGGGGCAACGtacgaggacggcgacgtgcATACCTTGTGCACAGTTCCAGGTGAAGCCGCGTCATCAAACAAAATTCGATTAATTGACACCTCCATCCAACAGCGATCTGGTTTTCTAAGctatctgaagttctgaacacTGACAGATCAAGCCCAAGAACAGTGCAGCTCTCATATATAGAATAGAAGCCCAGCCATCACCTATCGACGTACTCCGTAATTTCTACTCTCACCTTTCTCCTAGGCCGTAGCGTCCATTTGCGTCCGTTCCAACGAGCACAAAAGGCACCGGCGGCAGAAATTATTTGCCTCGCTTGCAGGTGAGCGGCATCGATCTTCGTCAATACTCCATTAGGAATTTTCCCATATTTTGTGAAGATCATCTCATCCATAATCACAGGTAGTGAACGATGCGACCACTGTCTCCATCTACATCTGACAAGGTCGATCCATGCAAGCAGGCACCGAACAGGGGCGGAGTCAGAAAGTAGCATGAGTAGGGGCCAAGGATCTACCGCTCAGGTAGACTAATTAAGGAAGTAAAAAGTGTCAAGGGATATTTGTCCCCACTCACTGCAAATTTAAGTGGGGGCCAAGGCCCTCACTTGTTACACTCTAAATCCACCCTTGGCACCGAATAGAGCCTCACCTACCGAGCTGCCATGTGATTTAAGAACAGCGCGGCAATATATCTAGCCTCTTTTCCCAGTCtctctatacatatatatctctCCAAGTCCCCAAGTGCTTCTTTCTTTACCATCTCTGATCAATCCAAATAATTCACTATACTAACGTAAAATAACTTTGCAAGATTTCTTTGGTGTGTTATtcgatttctttttctttttaaccaACAACCTGCAATTGCCTCCATATATATATCAGACAAAAATGTTTCATGAACTTCCAACTACGCTTCTCTGCACTTTTTGCTTCCTGGATTCATTCCATAGAGTTGGTATAGTTTCATGCAAGCATTTATTACAAAATCACACATGGAATATGCTAAGGTTTGTGCTCACTTTATTTTTCCACCTGCATATATAGGATTAGATGTAAGTAACCAAGCTATATGTTTTTATTTGTGAAGTTGCCTAGAATTGGCTTTTATTTTTGCAATTGTCTGGAATTGCTGAAATTAATATTTATGGCTCATCAGTTCACCTATGTAATGTACAtgctactacctccatattttaatgtatgacgcggttgactttttatccaacgtttgaccattcgtcttattcaaaaaatttatacaattaacatttattttattgtgactcgattcatcatcaaatgttctttaagcatgacactggtggagaaaccatctttcgtcggtcggccgatttccacagtagtcccggatgcaataaaaaccggggctaaagatgttctttagtcccggttcaaaagggtaacgggcatatttgatctttagtcccgggttgtgttaccaaccgggactaaagatgatctttagtcccggttcgaatgctgtcagggtctGTCAGGCCCTCccggtatctttagtcccggttgataacaccaaccgggactaaagatgttaactttagtcccggttggtaataccaaccgggactaaagatcccggtgatctttagccccggttggtgctaccaaccgggactaaagtcccacccctatatatatgtcttcttcctcctccagctgcccgagcaagcttcaaaatttcttcaaaaaagaggggaggtcatgccaaaatttctattgaatttattttggtgattacatacaaatcggaggtgcctaaaaggtttgcaacttcatcctccaatgttttttttgtcatactacatttgcacctatgttttgcacactttttttgtctccaaaatgtagttgtaagttgatgagagagaaaatgtgtgtggggaagaaagaatatatagaaatttagttcatttgctaaataaggttttataaaatagttgagaaggaaaactctagtgaaagttaatcttaaataatagaaaacaaactaaaatgaaaattaaaagaagtaaaacacattaaaattagtttattacttaacaaatagtttttaagaattatttggtgtaatattttatgatttttgtatgaataaagatatcttataattattgtatgactgtcattattgtaagaataattatttgtgtacggtttttttgactcatgtagatggatcggcaatggatgtacgctgaccggcggtccaaagagtttattgacggcgtgcactattttttgagagtggccgaagctaacaggaaaaggggttttatttgttgtccatgcaataagtgtaagaatcagaaggagtattctgcatccaggactattcatttccacttgtttgagtcggggttcatgccaagctataattgttggacatcccacggagagcaaggtgttgaaatggaagaagatgaagtggaagacgacaatattccggactttgctcaatttgttggatttgaaggaaatcaaacgggcgaggaggaaatagctgctgatggtaacgacgttgcggatgatcttggtcaaatgttgcaggacgccagggaggactgcgaaagtgaaaaggaggcccataaattggacaagatgttggaggaccacagaacttcgttgtacccaggttgcgagcaggggcacaaaaagttggataccactctggagttgttgcaatggaaggcaaaaaatggggttagtgacaaggcatttggcgatttattgaaactcgtcaagaacattcttccggggggaaacaaattgcccgagacaacgtacgaggctaagaagatagtctgcccgttaggactggaagttcataagattcacgcatgtccgaacgattgtatcctatatcgcggtgaggagtacgagaacctagaagcatgccctgtttgcaaagcactacgatacaagattagacgggacgatccaggagaagttgacgggcagctaacaaagaagagaattcctgctaaggtgatgtggtatttccctataataccacggctaaggcgtttgttcaggaacaaggggaatgctagaatgttgcgatggcacgctgaagagcgtcaacaggacgggatgctgagacaccccgccgatggttcgcagtggcgaaacatcgacagaaaatttaaagaatttggaaaggacgcacgaaacatacggtttggtttgagtacggatggcatgaatccttttggagagatgagcagcggccatagcacttggcccgttacgatgtgtatctacaacctccccccctggctatgcatgaagaggaagtacataatgatgccgattattattcaaggccccaagcaacctggtaacgacatcgacgtgtacctaagaccactggtcgaggatcttaaacagttgtggaagaaggaaggtgtccccgtgtgggacgaggacaaacaggaggagtttaacctacgagcgctgctgttcgtaaccatcaacgattggcctgcacttagcaacctatccggacagtccaacaaggggtacaaggcttgcactcactgtatggatgaaacagaaagtacgtatcttaagcactgtaggaaggttgtatacatgggtcatcgtcgattccttgcagcaaaccacccggtacggaagaaaggcaagcacttcgaacataaggccgaccaccgtacgaagcctaaacatcgcagcgggaaaacagtgtttgctatggttaaagatcttaaagtagtgttcggaaagggccctggaagccagcatatagagagcgaagatggtcacgcggcgatgtggaaaaagaactctatattttgggagttaccatattgggaattcttggacgtacgccacgcaatcgacgtgatgcacctcactaagaacctttgcgtaaaccttcttggcttcctaggtgtatacggaaagtcgaaagatacactggaagcacgtaatgatctgaagcatatggaacaacgcggcgaccttcacccggaaccaaaggagaaaggaag
This genomic window from Oryza sativa Japonica Group chromosome 12, ASM3414082v1 contains:
- the LOC107279763 gene encoding uncharacterized protein, with translation MDRQWMYADRRSKEFIDGVHYFLRVAEANRKRGFICCPCNKCKNQKEYSASRTIHFHLFESGFMPSYNCWTSHGEQGVEMEEDEVEDDNIPDFAQFVGFEGNQTGEEEIAADGNDVADDLGQMLQDAREDCESEKEAHKLDKMLEDHRTSLYPGCEQGHKKLDTTLELLQWKAKNGVSDKAFGDLLKLVKNILPGGNKLPETTYEAKKIVCPLGLEVHKIHACPNDCILYRGEEYENLEACPVCKALRYKIRRDDPGEVDGQLTKKRIPAKVMWYFPIIPRLRRLFRNKGNARMLRWHAEERQQDGMLRHPADGSQWRNIDRKFKEFGKDARNIRFGLSTDGMNPFGEMSSGHSTWPVTMCIYNLPPWLCMKRKYIMMPIIIQGPKQPGNDIDVYLRPLVEDLKQLWKKEGVPVWDEDKQEEFNLRALLFVTINDWPALSNLSGQSNKGYKACTHCMDETESTYLKHCRKVVYMGHRRFLAANHPVRKKGKHFEHKADHRTKPKHRSGKTVFAMVKDLKVVFGKGPGSQHIESEDGHAAMWKKNSIFWELPYWEFLDVRHAIDVMHLTKNLCVNLLGFLGVYGKSKDTLEARNDLKHMEQRGDLHPEPKEKGSHYLSPASYTLSKAEKESMFECLESIKVPSGYSTNIKRIISTKEKKFTNLKSHDCHVLMTQLLPVVIRGILPDNVRATITKLCAFMNAISQKVIDPDRLDALQNEVVQCLVSFELIFPPSFFNIMTHLLCHLVKEIRILGPMYLHNMFPFERYMGVLKKYVRNRARPEASIAKGYGTEEVIEFCVEFIEDLRPIGVPESRHEGRLRGKGTLGRKAIMTVDNNLFRKAHFTVLQHSSLVAPYIEEHLALVRARNIGKSDVWITRHHIDTFPAWLRQHLMGNESINQQLAFLARGPSGSIATFQGYEINGYTFYTRAQDMKSTNQNSAVRVDAMGHDGTTATYYGAIEDIWELDYGPLKVPLFRCQWVRLTGGGVMIDDSGMTTVDLNKVGYSDEPFVLANDVTQVFFVKDMSSKGKKGRGPDEPKRQVVLPGKRKIVGVEDKTDEDYDQLDGQPPFTVTIDPSILLSNEDTPYSRSDHKEGTIVRRKYVRSTVTADVMP